The nucleotide window TCGATTATTGGGAAACCCCGATCGAAGCCTTGTGGAAAGGCGCCGGCGATTGTGAAGACTACGCTATCGCCAAGTATTTCAGCCTGCGCCATCTCGGTGTCTCCAGTGACAAGCTGCGCATTACCTACGTCAAGGCTTTGCGCCTGAACCGCGCGCACATGGTCCTGACCTACTACTCAAACCCCGAGGCCATGCCTTTGGTACTCGACAGCCTGATCGATGCGATCAAGCCCGCCAGCCAGCGAACCGATTTGCTGCCGGTCTACTCTTTCAATGCCGAAGGGTTGTGGTTACCGGGTGCCAAGGGCAACAAAAAGGTCGGTGACACCAAACGCCTGTCCCGCTGGCAGGATGTGTTGAAGAAAATGCAGGCCGAAGGATTCCCGGTCGAGACGACTAACTAGGAGCACGCGCTCAGATGTCTTTGTTCAAACAGCTGTTGATCGCTATCTGTCTGTTCCTGGTGGTCGCCTTCACCGGCAGCTTCATGGTCAGTCTGGAAAGCTCGCGCACCCAGTACGTCAACCAGTTGCGCTCCCACGCCCAGGACGCCGCGACGGCGTTGGCGCTGTCTCTGACGCCGAACATCGACGACCCGGCGATGGTCGAGTTGCTGGTCAGTTCGATCTTCGACAGCGGTTATTACGCGAGCATCCGTGTGGTCGACCTGGCCAACGACAAGACCATTGTCGAGCGCAGCGGCATTCCGGCGGTCACCAACGTACCGGACTGGTTCGTCAAACTGATCGGCCTGGAACCGGCCGGTGGCGACGCCCTTGTCAGCCGTGGCTGGGAGCAGGCCGCGCGAGTCGAGGTGGTCAGCCATCCGATGTTCGCGTTGGCCAAACTGTGGCAAAGCGCGTTGGGCAGCCTTGGCTGGTTGTTGATCTGCGGCGCGGTGAGTGCGGTGCTGGGCGCGTTGTTGCTGCGCCGGCAATTGAAGCCGCTGGATTACATGGTCAAGCAGTCCCACGCCATTGCTCGCCGGGAATTCCTCAGCCTGCCGGAACTGCCGCGTACCCCGGAACTGCGCCGGGTGGTGCAGGCCATGAACCAGATGGTCGAAAAGCTTAAGGCGCTGTTTCAGGAACAGGCCGAACGCAGCGAAAAGCTGCGGGCCGAATCCTATCAGGACAACCTGACCGGTCTGGCCAACCGGCGCTATTTCGAAATGCAATTGAACGCACGAGTGAGCAACCCGGAGCAGGCCAGCTCCGGTTATCTGTTGCTGTTGCGGGTGAAGGATCTGGCCGGGTTGAACCAGCGGCTGGGTGGTCAGCGTACCGATGAATTGCTCAAGGCTGTGGGCGAGCAATTGTCCCGCGAGTGCGCCAAGTACCCGGAAACCCAAAACCTCGTGACGCGGATTCGTGGCGGTGAATTCGCCGTGCTGGCGCCGGGGCTGGTGCGCGAAGAAGCGCTGCAACTGGCGAGCAACCTCGACAGTGCCTTGGCGAGCTTGCATGCGACGGGCGCCACGGACGTGGCTTCGGTGGCCTCGATCGGGCTGGCGCCGTTTGCCCATGGCGACTCGCCGCAAGCGGTGATCGGTCTGGCGGATCAGGCGCTGGCCCAGGCGGAAAGTCAGGGCGAGCCGAGCTGGGCGTGTCTCGATCAGGGCGTGCCGGCCCGGGTTGGTGACGATCACCATGCCTGGCATACCTTGCTGGATGAGGCGTTGGATCAGCAGCGTTTCGAGCTGTACTTCCAGCCGGTGGTGGCCAGTCAGGACACACAGTGCGTGCTGCATTACAAAGTGCTGTCGCGCCTGCTCGACGAGCAGGGCCAGACCATTCCTGCCGGGCGGTTCCTGCCGTGGCTCGAGCGTTTCGGCTGGACCGCGCGGCTGGACCGTTTGATGCTGGAACGGGTGCTTGAGCAGATGGCCGACCATCAAGAGTCGCTGGCGCTGAACCTGTCTTCGGCGACACTGGCGGATCCGCAGGCGCTGAACACAGTGTTCGACATCCTGCGTCAGCATTCGAGTTTCGGGGCGCGCCTGACCCTGGAAATCGGCGAAGAACAACTGCCCGAGCAGGCGGTGCTGGAACAACTGACGCGGCGTTTGCGCGAGCTTGGGTTCTCGCTGAGTCTGCAGCGTTTTGGTGGGCGCTTCAGCATGATCGGCAACCTGGCGCGGCTGGGGTTGGCGTATCTGAAGATCGACGGCAGTTACATCCGGGCGATTGATCAGGAGAGCGACAAGCGTCTGTTCATCGAGGCGATTCAGCGGGCGGCGCACAGCATTGATTTGCCGTTGATTGCCGAGCGGGTCGAGACCGCAGGGGAGTTGTCGGTGATTCGTGAGATGGGGTTGTATGGGGTTCAGGGGCAACTCTTTGGTGAGCCGAAGCCTTGGCGGTGAGGCTGATGCCGTCATCGCGGGCAAGCCCGCTCCCACAGGATTTGTGTGGTACCACAATCCTGCGTTCACCTCTGCCCCCTGTGGGAGCGGGCTTGCCCGCGATGGCGCCCGTGCGGACACCGATTATTCTGGTAGCAAGATCCTAGGAGATTTCCTTCAAGTTGTAGCGGTTTTGGTGAACTTGTTCCGGCCGAAACTCAGGTCTAGTCTGGCTTTGTCACTGAATAATCGGTGACACGGACGTGCAAGTCCGACCAAACTGTTTAGGTAGCGTGCTGCCATTCCCCTCAATGAGCATTTCGATGTTCACTGCTTTATGGCGGCTGCGCGCAGGAGATCCTCGGATCTGCTGGGTGTCCTAAACAGTCCCGGTCTTGCACACCTGCGCACGGCCGCCACCCTATTCGCGTGCAAGCGAACGGTGACGGCTCCAACTTACTGTCTAGGGTATTTCTTATGTTCAAAATCGCTGCCGACCTGGCGGATGATGTGGAAGGCTTACGGCGCTCAGTAGCCCTGGCGCTTACCCGAATGGCCGATGGTGTGCAATTGTTGGTGGAGCGGGCGCTGGATCACCTTGAATCGCCGGAAATGATGCAGGCTCGGGCCAAGGTTTAGCAGGTTAGAGCGGTGGTGAGTTGAAGATCGCCTTCGCGGGCAAGCCTCGCTCCTACAGAGTTGCGTTCGTTCACGCGATTGCGGCACGACACAAATCCTGTAGGAGCGAGGCTTGCCCGCGAAGGCGTCAGCACAAACAACAATGAAGGCGGGGCGTTAGATCAACCCCGTCTCATCATCATCGATCAACTGGCTCAACCCGCCCAGCGCCTCGCGGGCCTGGGTTCGGTCCATGAGTTTGGCTTGTGCGGCCGGCGGCAGGTCGGTGACGCGGATCACGCCTTTTTGGGTCAGCACCTGGATCAAGTCGTCGAGTACCCGGATCATTTCCAGGTCGCTCTGCTTGAGCTGTTTGAGGCTGGTCTCCACCACTTCGTTGGCATACCAGGCCTGGATTTCATGGTGGTCGGCCGGCAGCGTTTCCGTGGCCTCGGCGTAGGCCGTGGCTTCCACGCGCACTAACTGGCCTTGCGCATCGCGTTGCACGTAAAACATTGAGCATCCCTCGGAAATGGACCAGCGTCATGCTGTCAGCAGCATAGGCCAACGCAGGCGAGTATGCGGTGCGACGACGAAATCGTCACCCGTGAGGTGTGCGCATACATGACGGCCGCCCGGTTTGGGCGGCCGTCAGCCTGCTGATCAGCTGTTGTTGTGATCGATCTTGATGGTCGGGTCACTGCCGGCGATCAACGAGTTGATGCTGGCGCTGGACCAATTGTTACCTTCCAGCTTGATCGTCACGTCCGGGGTGGCCGCTGCTGCGTCGGCGCCGTTGAACTTGCCGGCGGAGCTGACCTGCAAGGACGACACGCCATCCACGGTGGTGATCTTCAGGAAGTTGTCGATGGTGCTGCCGCTTTCACCCTGCAACAGATCGCGCAGGTCGATGCGGTCGCCTTCGCTGGCCTTGAAGTCCTTGATCACGTCGCTGCCGGTGTCGCCAGCCTTCCAGATGAAGGTGTCGGCACCCGAACCACCAATCAGGATGTCGTTGCCTTGACCGCCGATCAACGAGTCATTGCCGCTGCCGCCGAGCAGGATGTCATTGCCCTTGCCGCCGTCGAGGAGGTCGTTGCCACCCTGGCCGAAGAGAATGTCGTTGCCTGCGCCACCCAGCAGCGTGTCGTTACCGTCGTGGGCGCCAGACACGTCGAACGCGGTGTAGTGCTCGGTGATGTATTGGTGCACGTTGCTGGTCGTGACTTTGCTGACGTCGACGCCGGTCTGCTGGGCCACGAACGCCTGCATGGCCTGATAACCCTCGCCGGCGATGCCATTGAAGCTCACCAGATCGCCGAACAGAAGATCGTTGCCGTCACCGCCGCTGACCGTGTCGGCACCCGGCATTGTCGCTTCGGTATGGCCGATGACTGAGTTGGTCAGGTCTTTCGGGTCGATGTTGGTTTGTGGCGTTTGATTCGAGTCGTAGG belongs to Pseudomonas sp. B21-015 and includes:
- the lapG gene encoding cysteine protease LapG, with the protein product MAVRFAIPRTLRWLCCALLLAGVMLGGLHADWDFSLISRRAQALYGPLGEGQQRIDAWQQLLATQKQIGELEQLNVVNRFVNKQMRYEEDIDLWHEVDYWETPIEALWKGAGDCEDYAIAKYFSLRHLGVSSDKLRITYVKALRLNRAHMVLTYYSNPEAMPLVLDSLIDAIKPASQRTDLLPVYSFNAEGLWLPGAKGNKKVGDTKRLSRWQDVLKKMQAEGFPVETTN
- a CDS encoding tryptophan synthase subunit beta, which encodes MFYVQRDAQGQLVRVEATAYAEATETLPADHHEIQAWYANEVVETSLKQLKQSDLEMIRVLDDLIQVLTQKGVIRVTDLPPAAQAKLMDRTQAREALGGLSQLIDDDETGLI
- the lapD gene encoding cyclic di-GMP receptor LapD, giving the protein MSLFKQLLIAICLFLVVAFTGSFMVSLESSRTQYVNQLRSHAQDAATALALSLTPNIDDPAMVELLVSSIFDSGYYASIRVVDLANDKTIVERSGIPAVTNVPDWFVKLIGLEPAGGDALVSRGWEQAARVEVVSHPMFALAKLWQSALGSLGWLLICGAVSAVLGALLLRRQLKPLDYMVKQSHAIARREFLSLPELPRTPELRRVVQAMNQMVEKLKALFQEQAERSEKLRAESYQDNLTGLANRRYFEMQLNARVSNPEQASSGYLLLLRVKDLAGLNQRLGGQRTDELLKAVGEQLSRECAKYPETQNLVTRIRGGEFAVLAPGLVREEALQLASNLDSALASLHATGATDVASVASIGLAPFAHGDSPQAVIGLADQALAQAESQGEPSWACLDQGVPARVGDDHHAWHTLLDEALDQQRFELYFQPVVASQDTQCVLHYKVLSRLLDEQGQTIPAGRFLPWLERFGWTARLDRLMLERVLEQMADHQESLALNLSSATLADPQALNTVFDILRQHSSFGARLTLEIGEEQLPEQAVLEQLTRRLRELGFSLSLQRFGGRFSMIGNLARLGLAYLKIDGSYIRAIDQESDKRLFIEAIQRAAHSIDLPLIAERVETAGELSVIREMGLYGVQGQLFGEPKPWR